A stretch of Geotrypetes seraphini chromosome 2, aGeoSer1.1, whole genome shotgun sequence DNA encodes these proteins:
- the LOC117355280 gene encoding zinc finger protein 679-like — protein sequence MHKRIHTGEKPYICSECGKSFSQQSDLRKYKRIHTEEKPYTCSECGKKFHKKSNLRKHKRIQIREKLYTCSECGKNFSQQSDLRKHERSHTGEKPYTCSECGKSFSQQERIHTGEKSYTCSESGKSFSHLSALKSHERIHTGEKPFRMWEKL from the coding sequence atgcacaagaggattcatactggagagaaaccatatatctgttcagaatgtgggaaaagctttagtcaACAATCGGATTTaagaaaatacaagaggattcatactgaagagaaaccatatacctgttcggAATGTGGGAAAAAGTTTCATAAGAAATCAAATTTAAGAAAACACAAGAGGATTCAAATTAGAGAGAAActgtatacctgttcagaatgtgggaaaaactTTAGTCAGCAATCAGATTTAAGAAAACACGAAAGaagtcatactggagagaaaccatatacctgttcagaatgtgggaaaagctttagtcagcaagagaggattcatactggagagaaatcatatacctgttcagaatctGGAAAAAGCTTTAGTCATCTGTCAGCTTTAAAAAGTCACGAAAGGATTCACACTGGAGAGAAAccgttcagaatgtgggaaaaactTTAG